One stretch of Arachis duranensis cultivar V14167 chromosome 1, aradu.V14167.gnm2.J7QH, whole genome shotgun sequence DNA includes these proteins:
- the LOC107494221 gene encoding AT-hook motif nuclear-localized protein 24-like, whose translation MDPITTSSSQGRSLPPPFNTPRDLQLHHFSKKETDTETGEESEITRRPRGRPAGSKNKPKPPIIITRDSANALRTHVMEVADGCDIVESISAFTRRRQRGVCIMSGTGTVANVTLRQPASSNAVVTLQGRFEILSLAGSFLPAPAPPEASRLTIYLAGGQGQVVGGSVVGTLVASGIVVIMAASFGNAAYEKLPLEEDDNNGDAAMLALQEGVSSSMDSPGASSSVQHQQQHYSSQTQLLRDVTATHQLFHHAGLVNAPNIVGSSIHHQMPSDQDFWASGRPPF comes from the coding sequence ATGGATCCAATTACAACATCATCTTCACAAGGGCGTTCTCTTCCCCCACCTTTCAACACACCAAGAGATCTCCAACTTCATCACTTTTCCAAGAAGGAGACAGACACAGAAACAGGCGAAGAATCTGAAATAACAAGAAGGCCACGCGGTAGACCCGCGGGATCCAAGAACAAGCCAAAACCACCCATCATCATCACGCGCGACAGCGCCAACGCGCTCCGCACGCACGTCATGGAAGTCGCAGACGGCTGCGACATCGTCGAGAGCATCTCCGCCTTCACGCGGAGGCGCCAAAGGGGCGTGTGCATCATGAGTGGCACCGGCACGGTAGCCAACGTCACTCTCCGCCAACCGGCTTCAAGCAACGCGGTCGTGACGCTCCAAGGGAGGTTCGAGATCTTGTCACTGGCGGGGTCGTTCCTGCCGGCGCCGGCTCCACCGGAAGCGTCACGGTTGACGATATACTTGGCCGGGGGGCAAGGGCAGGTGGTGGGAGGGAGTGTTGTTGGGACGCTGGTGGCTTCGGGGATTGTAGTGATCATGGCTGCTTCTTTTGGTAACGCTGCTTATGAGAAGCTTCCGTTGGAGGAAGATGACAACAATGGTGATGCTGCCATGTTGGCACTGCAAGAAGGGGTTTCTTCTTCCATGGATTCCCCTGGGGCTAGTAGTAGTGTTCAGCATCAGCAGCAACATTATTCTTCACAAACACAGCTTTTGAGGGATGTAACTGCAACTCATCAACTTTTCCATCATGCTGGTTTGGTCAACGCTCCTAATATTGTGGGTTCTTCCATTCATCATCAGATGCCTTCTGATCAAGATTTTTGGGCTTCTGGGCGCCCTCCATTCTGA